The following coding sequences lie in one Larus michahellis chromosome 29, bLarMic1.1, whole genome shotgun sequence genomic window:
- the LOC141735166 gene encoding uncharacterized protein LOC141735166 isoform X2, with translation MALLRKAKAVAGGRVALAAASKVPPSPWRTAATSNRLATCQRQGPTQDGLQKVLDHQPSLRAVHPLAVPVLHLPEDDGWDGQDQSRRPSHRCRSVSQPSGMIARRHHRRHRPGDRQAPVESQESNEEDADVHGSGAEVVAPAADGQAHGPLANAQGPDVDGTGEEGDHVGQGQVEDEEDGDAAPAGDGTAPEDNGVARQPHRRCHRQQGAPPGPPTPHQPSLLYPGGSDVPSWSLRWGWWILGVLGTAGGRWPLGASSPAPSPGQETLAQEDGGEEKTRKIGTNPNACPPRRGDPQVRRRPGGSAAPPRPTAPKEPPFPTAPSSERRENAHHRRRRGKRRSRRSPLERSRDDNSELELTNLGARTDA, from the exons ATGGCGCTGCTGAGGAAGGCCAAGGCGGTGGCCGGCGGCCGGGTGGCTTTGGCGGCCGCTTCCAAGGTCCCCCCATCCCCTTGGAGGACCGCTGCCACCTCCAACAGGCTGGCCACGTG TCAACGGCAGGGCCCAACCCAAGATGGTCTCCAGAAGGTTTTGGACCACCAACCAAGCCTTCGTGCCGTGCACCCGCTTGCAGTGCCCGTCCTTCACCTGCCGGAAGACGATGGATGGGATGGCCAAGACCAAAGCCGCCGACCAAGTCACCGCTGCCGCTCCGTGAGCCAACCGTCCGGCATGATCGCCCGCCGTCACCACCGTCGTCACCGGCCTGGAGACCGCCAAGCACCGGTGGAGAGCCAGGAGAGCAATGAGGAAGATGCTGACGTACATGGCAGCGGCGCAGAGGTAGTTGCACCCGCGGCAGACGGCCAAGCCCATGGTCCATTGGCCAACGCTCAAGGCCCGGatgtagacgggaccggtgaggAGGGTGACCATGTCGGCCAAGGCCAAGTGGAAGATGAGGAGGACGGGGACGCTGCGCCGGCGGGTGACGGCACAGCCCCAGAGGACAACGGCGTTGCCCGGCAGCCCCACCGCCGCTGCCACCGACAGCAGG GAGCCCCTCCAGGACCTCCCACCCCACACCAGCCTTCCCTCCTCTACCCTGGGGGCTCCGACGTCCCTTCCTGGAGCCTCCGGTGGGGCTGGTGGATCCTCGGTGTCCTCGGCACCGCCGGTGGCCGGTGGCCGTTGGGTGCTTCTTCCCCTGcacccagccccgggcaggaaACGCTGGCGCAAGAGGACGGAG GTGAGGAGAAGACCCGGAAAATCGGGACAAACCCCAACGCCTGCCCCCCGCGACGGGGCGACCCCCAGGTGAGGAGAAGACCCGGCGGCAGCGCTGCCCCTCCGCGACCCACCGCGCCGAAGGAGCCCCCATTTCCCACCGCGCCGTCGTCCGAACGAAGAGAG AACGCGCACCATCGGCGTCGGAGAGGGAAGCGCCGAAGTCGTCGTTCGCCGCTCGAAAGGAGCCGGGACGACAATTCGGAACTGGAGTTGACAAACTTGGGAGCGAGAACGGACGCGTAG
- the LOC141735166 gene encoding uncharacterized protein LOC141735166 isoform X3 has product MALLRKAKAVAGGRVALAAASKVPPSPWRTAATSNRLATCQRQGPTQDGLQKVLDHQPSLRAVHPLAVPVLHLPEDDGWDGQDQSRRPSHRCRSVSQPSGMIARRHHRRHRPGDRQAPVESQESNEEDADVHGSGAEVVAPAADGQAHGPLANAQGPDVDGTGEEGDHVGQGQVEDEEDGDAAPAGDGTAPEDNGVARQPHRRCHRQQGEEKTRKIGTNPNACPPRRGDPQVRRRPGGSAAPPRPTAPKEPPFPTAPSSERRENAHHRRRRGKRRSRRSPLERSRDDNSELELTNLGARTDA; this is encoded by the exons ATGGCGCTGCTGAGGAAGGCCAAGGCGGTGGCCGGCGGCCGGGTGGCTTTGGCGGCCGCTTCCAAGGTCCCCCCATCCCCTTGGAGGACCGCTGCCACCTCCAACAGGCTGGCCACGTG TCAACGGCAGGGCCCAACCCAAGATGGTCTCCAGAAGGTTTTGGACCACCAACCAAGCCTTCGTGCCGTGCACCCGCTTGCAGTGCCCGTCCTTCACCTGCCGGAAGACGATGGATGGGATGGCCAAGACCAAAGCCGCCGACCAAGTCACCGCTGCCGCTCCGTGAGCCAACCGTCCGGCATGATCGCCCGCCGTCACCACCGTCGTCACCGGCCTGGAGACCGCCAAGCACCGGTGGAGAGCCAGGAGAGCAATGAGGAAGATGCTGACGTACATGGCAGCGGCGCAGAGGTAGTTGCACCCGCGGCAGACGGCCAAGCCCATGGTCCATTGGCCAACGCTCAAGGCCCGGatgtagacgggaccggtgaggAGGGTGACCATGTCGGCCAAGGCCAAGTGGAAGATGAGGAGGACGGGGACGCTGCGCCGGCGGGTGACGGCACAGCCCCAGAGGACAACGGCGTTGCCCGGCAGCCCCACCGCCGCTGCCACCGACAGCAGG GTGAGGAGAAGACCCGGAAAATCGGGACAAACCCCAACGCCTGCCCCCCGCGACGGGGCGACCCCCAGGTGAGGAGAAGACCCGGCGGCAGCGCTGCCCCTCCGCGACCCACCGCGCCGAAGGAGCCCCCATTTCCCACCGCGCCGTCGTCCGAACGAAGAGAG AACGCGCACCATCGGCGTCGGAGAGGGAAGCGCCGAAGTCGTCGTTCGCCGCTCGAAAGGAGCCGGGACGACAATTCGGAACTGGAGTTGACAAACTTGGGAGCGAGAACGGACGCGTAG
- the LOC141735140 gene encoding zinc finger and BTB domain-containing protein 9-like — MAAEGGRVQISFPQHAAALLDSLNRLRLEGKFCDVAVHVGGRIFPAHKSVLAAASPFFHDKLLLQDGGRLLLPPAIDPDAFEGLLHLIYSGRLTLLLEALPGHLLVASGLQMWHVVDQCSEILRELEGGPCRWAGRGSEVTSSSSSSGRGGEASSSWTARGGDGASCASHGGDGGSSWATRGGDGSSCPTRGGDGASSWPNRGGDGSSSSSWTTRGGDGSSCPTRGGDGASSWSTRGGDGSSSSPWPVRGGDGSSWATCGGDAATPSFTKEGGEEVLKIRVATDVAPAATSSLSSLLKDTGEEVLKICVEEDEEEEEEEEEEGGHRRRHRPTDALQIVLEEDEEEDGAPGDAHEPPKIFYIKQEAGDGATVEGLLPAAELAGGFAPAEVSYVIPAGGGGTMVTTGGTLVTGGGAAVFPQPSWKPVDLHGNEILGRGQALHAPVKLGAAPDGKRFGCLCGKRFAVKPKRDRHIMLTFSLRPFACAACHKRFKLKHHLTEHMKTHDGAGRACERCGRRFRLRSGLDKHRPLCQGARWGGGCWACD, encoded by the coding sequence ATGGCGGCGGAGGGGGGCCGGGTGCAgatctccttcccccagcacgCGGCGGCGCTGCTGGACTCCCTCAACCGCCTGCGGCTGGAGGGGAAGTTCTGCGACGTGGCCGTCCACGTGGGCGGCCGCATCTTCCCGGCCCACAAGAGCGTCCTGGCCGCCGCGTCCCCTTTCTTCCACgacaagctgctgctgcaggatggggggcgcctgctgctgccccccgccATCGACCCCGACGCCTTCGAGGGGCTCCTGCACCTCATCTACTCCGGGCGGTTGACGTTGCTGTTGGAGGCCCTGCCCGGTCATCTCTTGGTGGCCAGCGGTCTCCAGATGTGGCACGTGGTGGACCAGTGCTCGGAGatcctgagggagctggagggggggcCCTGCCGGTGGGCTGGGCGGGGCAGCGAGGTgacatcatcatcgtcatcaagcGGCCGCGGTGGTGAGGCTTCATCATCCTGGACCGCCCGCGGTGGAGATGGGGCTTCGTGTGCCAGCCACGGTGGAGATGGAGGATCATCGTGGGCCACCCGCGGTGGAGATGGGTCATCGTGTCCCACCCGCGGTGGGGACGGAGCGTCATCGTGGCCCAACCGTGGTGGAGATGGgtcttcatcctcctcctggaCCACGCGCGGGGGCGATGGCTCATCGTGTCCCACCCGCGGTGGCGATGGAGCATCCTCATGGTCCACCCGTGGTGGCGATGGCTCTTCATCATCGCCATGGCCCGTGCGTGGTGGCGATGGCTCTTCATGGGCCACCTGCGGCGGTGACGCGGCAACGCCATCTTTCACCAAGGAGGGGGGCGAGGAGGTCCTCAAAATCCGCGTGGCCACTGATGTGGCGCCAGCAGCCACGTCGTCCCTGAGCTCCCTCCTGAAGGACACGGGCGAGGAGGTCCTCAAGATCTGCgtggaggaggacgaggaggaagaagaagaggaggaggaagagggtggccaccgccgccgccaccgccccacCGACGCCCTCCAGATCGtgctggaggaggatgaggaggaagacgGGGCCCCCGGAGACGCCCACGAGCCCCCCAAGATCTTCTACATCAAGCAAGAAGCGGGCGACGGCGCCACCGTTGAGGGCCTCCTGCCGGCGGCGGAGTTGGCCGGGGGCTTCGCCCCGGCGGAGGTGAGCTACGTCatcccggccggcggcggcgggacgatGGTGACAACGGGCGGCACGCTGGTGacaggcggcggggcggccgtCTTCCCGCAGCCGTCTTGGAAACCGGTGGACCTTCACGGGAACGAGATCCTGGGCCGGGGCCAAGCGCTTCACGCCCCGGTGAAGCTGGGAGCGGCTCCCGACGGCAAACGCTTCGGTTGCCTGTGCGGCAAACGCTTCGCCGTCAAGCCCAAGCGGGACCGGCACATCATGCTGACCTTCAGCCTGCGGCCCTTCGCCTGCGCCGCCTGCCACAAGCGCTTCAAGCTGAAGCACCATCTGACGGAGCACATGAAGACCCACGACGGGGCCGGCAGggcctgcgagcgctgcggccgCCGCTTCCGCCTGCGCAGCGGGCTGGACAAACACCGGCCCCTCTGCCAGGGGGctcgctggggaggggggtgctgggCCTGCGACTGA
- the LOC141735166 gene encoding uncharacterized protein LOC141735166 isoform X1, whose translation MALLRKAKAVAGGRVALAAASKVPPSPWRTAATSNRLATCQRQGPTQDGLQKVLDHQPSLRAVHPLAVPVLHLPEDDGWDGQDQSRRPSHRCRSVSQPSGMIARRHHRRHRPGDRQAPVESQESNEEDADVHGSGAEVVAPAADGQAHGPLANAQGPDVDGTGEEGDHVGQGQVEDEEDGDAAPAGDGTAPEDNGVARQPHRRCHRQQGEEKTRRQRCPSATHRAEGAPISHRAVVRTKRGETGAVPQQDPASPFQPFPKIPLTDRSVPGLETGNVWPFSPSAAFFFFFLPPPKLLGVGLVEIPFSLLPRPSSSSPFSPLVPSLARPPFPPLPCPLVPPSPPVPLSPSGPHSAFSASFPNPIRDMARGRVGAVRHLLLTRLRL comes from the exons ATGGCGCTGCTGAGGAAGGCCAAGGCGGTGGCCGGCGGCCGGGTGGCTTTGGCGGCCGCTTCCAAGGTCCCCCCATCCCCTTGGAGGACCGCTGCCACCTCCAACAGGCTGGCCACGTG TCAACGGCAGGGCCCAACCCAAGATGGTCTCCAGAAGGTTTTGGACCACCAACCAAGCCTTCGTGCCGTGCACCCGCTTGCAGTGCCCGTCCTTCACCTGCCGGAAGACGATGGATGGGATGGCCAAGACCAAAGCCGCCGACCAAGTCACCGCTGCCGCTCCGTGAGCCAACCGTCCGGCATGATCGCCCGCCGTCACCACCGTCGTCACCGGCCTGGAGACCGCCAAGCACCGGTGGAGAGCCAGGAGAGCAATGAGGAAGATGCTGACGTACATGGCAGCGGCGCAGAGGTAGTTGCACCCGCGGCAGACGGCCAAGCCCATGGTCCATTGGCCAACGCTCAAGGCCCGGatgtagacgggaccggtgaggAGGGTGACCATGTCGGCCAAGGCCAAGTGGAAGATGAGGAGGACGGGGACGCTGCGCCGGCGGGTGACGGCACAGCCCCAGAGGACAACGGCGTTGCCCGGCAGCCCCACCGCCGCTGCCACCGACAGCAGG GTGAGGAGAAGACCCGGCGGCAGCGCTGCCCCTCCGCGACCCACCGCGCCGAAGGAGCCCCCATTTCCCACCGCGCCGTCGTCCGAACGAAGAGAGGTGAGACCGGAGCCGTCCCGCAGCAGGATCCAGCTTCCcccttccagcccttccccaaAATTCCCTTGACCGACCGGAGCGTCCCAGGACTAGAAACGGGCAACGTTTGGCCTTTTTCACCCTccgctgcctttttttttttttttttgcccccccccaaactcctggggGTGGGTTTGGTAgaaatccccttttccctcttaCCCCGTCCCTCCTCCTCgtctcctttctcccctctcGTCCCCTCTTTGGCCcgtccccctttccctcccctcccgtGTCCTTTggtccccccttctcctcccgtTCCCCTTTCTCCCTCCGGTCCCCATTCCGCCTTTTCCGCCTCTTTCCCAAACCCCATTCGGGACATGGCGAGGGGGCGAGTCGGAGCCGTGCGGCACCTGCTCCTGACCCGGCTCCGGCTGTAG
- the LOC141735166 gene encoding uncharacterized protein LOC141735166 isoform X4 yields the protein MALLRKAKAVAGGRVALAAASKVPPSPWRTAATSNRLATCQRQGPTQDGLQKVLDHQPSLRAVHPLAVPVLHLPEDDGWDGQDQSRRPSHRCRSVSQPSGMIARRHHRRHRPGDRQAPVESQESNEEDADVHGSGAEVVAPAADGQAHGPLANAQGPDVDGTGEEGDHVGQGQVEDEEDGDAAPAGDGTAPEDNGVARQPHRRCHRQQGEEKTRRQRCPSATHRAEGAPISHRAVVRTKRERAPSASEREAPKSSFAARKEPGRQFGTGVDKLGSENGRVGKRNAERSARE from the exons ATGGCGCTGCTGAGGAAGGCCAAGGCGGTGGCCGGCGGCCGGGTGGCTTTGGCGGCCGCTTCCAAGGTCCCCCCATCCCCTTGGAGGACCGCTGCCACCTCCAACAGGCTGGCCACGTG TCAACGGCAGGGCCCAACCCAAGATGGTCTCCAGAAGGTTTTGGACCACCAACCAAGCCTTCGTGCCGTGCACCCGCTTGCAGTGCCCGTCCTTCACCTGCCGGAAGACGATGGATGGGATGGCCAAGACCAAAGCCGCCGACCAAGTCACCGCTGCCGCTCCGTGAGCCAACCGTCCGGCATGATCGCCCGCCGTCACCACCGTCGTCACCGGCCTGGAGACCGCCAAGCACCGGTGGAGAGCCAGGAGAGCAATGAGGAAGATGCTGACGTACATGGCAGCGGCGCAGAGGTAGTTGCACCCGCGGCAGACGGCCAAGCCCATGGTCCATTGGCCAACGCTCAAGGCCCGGatgtagacgggaccggtgaggAGGGTGACCATGTCGGCCAAGGCCAAGTGGAAGATGAGGAGGACGGGGACGCTGCGCCGGCGGGTGACGGCACAGCCCCAGAGGACAACGGCGTTGCCCGGCAGCCCCACCGCCGCTGCCACCGACAGCAGG GTGAGGAGAAGACCCGGCGGCAGCGCTGCCCCTCCGCGACCCACCGCGCCGAAGGAGCCCCCATTTCCCACCGCGCCGTCGTCCGAACGAAGAGAG AACGCGCACCATCGGCGTCGGAGAGGGAAGCGCCGAAGTCGTCGTTCGCCGCTCGAAAGGAGCCGGGACGACAATTCGGAACTGGAGTTGACAAACTTGGGAGCGAGAACGGACGCGTAGGAAAGCGGAACGCGGAACGCTCGGCTCGGGAGTGA